One Brassica oleracea var. oleracea cultivar TO1000 chromosome C7, BOL, whole genome shotgun sequence genomic window carries:
- the LOC106306762 gene encoding uncharacterized protein LOC106306762 isoform X2 encodes MLPEENVLHTSLYEVKKFLKSFDMGYEKIHACVNDCCLFRKKLKKLEYCPKCKASRWKTNIHTGEKKKGVPQKVLRYFPIIPRLKRMFRSEEMAKDLRWHFSNKSTDGKLRHPVDSVTWDQMNAKYPDFAAEERNMRLGLSTDGFNPFNMKNSMYSCWLVLLVNYNLPPDLCMKKENIMLSLLIPGPQQPGNSIDVYLEPLIEDLNHLWSSGELVYDAFTRSTFTLKAMLLWTISDFPAYGNLAGCKVKGKMGCPLCGKNTDSMWLKYSRKHVYMCHRKGLPPAHTFRGKKKWFDGKAEQRRRGRILTGLEISQNLRNFKNDFGNVKHSGSKRKKMACTDLDEEEEEEEDEEEEEEVEIDEDELSRWKKRSIFFKLPYWAELPVRHNLDVMHVERNVAASLVSTLLHCGKSKDGLPARKDLEDLGIRQDLHPRIHGKRTYLPPAPWSLSKTEKKIFCRRLFDFKGPDGYCSNISRGVSLDDCKVTGLKSHDYHVLMQQLLPIALKGLLPKGPRLAISRLCAFFNLLCQRVIEREQLLVMEAEIVETLCLFERYFPPSFFDIMVHLTVHLGREARLGGPVHFRWMYPFERYMKVLKDFVRNPARPEGCIAESYLAEECMKFCSDFLKKSTNVQDKVERNMDYENSSILEGRPISAGTSVTLTEMEKKIAHLAIIQNLALVEPFVDEHLQYLQDSDDKCRRDASILWSMHTKNFAS; translated from the exons ATGTTACCAGAGGAGAATGTGCTGCACACTTCACTGTACGAGGTTAAGAAATTTTTGAAATCATTTGATATGGGTTACGAGAAGATCCATGCTTGTGTGAATGACTGCTGCCTATTCAGAAAGAAGTTGAAGAAGCTTGAGTACTGTCCAAAATGCAAGGCATCGAGATGGAAGACTAATATCCATACGGGTGAGAAGAAGAAAGGAGTCCCACAGAAAGTATTACGCTACTTTCCAATAATCCCACGGTTGAAGAGAATGTTCCGGTCTGAAGAAATGGCTAAGGATCTAAGGTGGCACTTCAGCAACAAAAGCACTGATGGGAAACTTCGACACCCTGTTGATTCAGTCACATGGGATCAGATGAATGCGAAATACCCTGACTTTGCCGCTGAAGAAAGGAACATGAGGCTTGGACTTTCAACAGACGGATTTAATCCATTCAACATGAAGAATTCTATGTACAGTTGCTGGCTGGTATTGTTAGTCAACTACAACTTGCCACCTGATTTATGTATGAAGAAGGAGAACATAATGCTTTCACTGTTGATTCCTGGTCCACAACAGCCCGGTAACAGTATAGATGTCTACTTAGAGCCTCTCATTGAAGATCTAAACCATTTGTGGAGCAGTGGAGAGTTAGTGTACGACGCGTTTACTCGATCAACTTTCACACTGAAGGCAATGTTGCTTTGGACGATCAGTGACTTCCCAGCTTATGGGAATCTTGCAGGCTGCAAAGTGAAGGGAAAAATGGGGTGTCCTTTATGTGGGAAAAACACAGACAGTATGTGGCTCAAGTACAGCAGAAAACATGTGTATATGTGCCACAGAAAAGGTCTGCCACCAGCTCATACTTTTCGGGGAAAGAAGAAGTGGTTTGATGGAAAAGCTGAGCAAAGGAGAAGGGGAAGAATTTTAACCGGCCTTGAAATTTCACAAAATCTCAGAAATTTCAAGAATGACTTTGGCAATGTTAAACATTCTGGGAGTAAGAGAAAAAAGATGGCCTGTACGGATTTAGATGAAGAGGAAGAGGAAGAGGAAGATGAGGAGGAAGAGGAAGAAGTGGAAATAGATGAGGATGAGTTATCTAGATGGAAGAAAAGATCTATCTTTTTCAAGCTACCTTATTGGGCG GAACTCCCGGTGAGGCACAACTTAGATGTTATGCATGTAGAGAGAAATGTGGCTGCTAGTCTAGTTTCGACATTGTTGCACTGTGGGAAATCCAAGGACGGTCTTCCGGCTCGTAAAGATCTTGAGGATCTTGGTATAAGGCAGGATTTACACCCTCGCATACATGGAAAACGAACATATCTTCCTCCAGCCCCGTGGTCTTTGTCTAAGACAGAGAAGAAGATATTTTGCAGGAGGCTTTTTGACTTCAAAGGGCCAGATGGATATTGCTCCAACATATCTAGAGGTGTTTCGTTAGATGACTGTAAAGTGACAGGGCTGAAATCACATGACTATCATGTGTTAATGCAGCAACTTCTTCCCATTGCATTGAAAGGGCTGTTACCTAAAGGACCGAGACTTGCAATTTCAAGGTTATGCGCATTCTTCAATCTGTTGTGCCAGAGAGTTATTGAGAGAGAGCAGCTTCTGGTTATGGAAGCGGAGATTGTAGAGACGCTTTGCTTGTTTGAAAGATATTTTCCTCCAAGTTTCTTCGATATCATGGTCCATCTGACTGTGCATCTAGGAAGGGAGGCCCGGCTTGGTGGACCTGTCCATTTTAGATGGATGTACCCATTTGAAAG GTACATGAAAGTCCTCAAAGACTTTGTTAGAAATCCTGCTAGACCAGAAGGGTGCATTGCTGAGTCTTATCTTGCCGAGGAATGTATGAAGTTTTGCAGTGATTTTCTCAAGAAGTCAACAAATGTACAAGATAAAGTAGAGAGAAACATGGACTATGAGAACAGCTCTATCTTAGAGGGTCGTCCAATATCAGCTGGCACATCAGTTACACTCACTGAAATGGAGAAGAAAATAGCACATCTTGCTATCATCCAAAACCTTGCTCTCGTCGAACCTTTTGTAGA TGAGCATCTCCAGTATTTACAAGACTCAGATGACAAATGTAGGAGAGATGCATCCATCTTATGGAGTATGCATACTAAGAATTTTGCTTCATAG
- the LOC106304375 gene encoding uncharacterized protein LOC106304375 isoform X2, whose product MKVDTDSVLVPLSVFIAVGYHVFLWNTFKHNPSRTSLGIDSSKRKSWFRDIKEGDDKTGMLAVQSLRNKKMVTILTASVSILILLSLAAVTNNAFKGSHLFTTADDIVFGSKNPTIFVLKYASTSVLLAVSFFFSSLAVSYLMDANFLINAIAKKHEGDCDYELTGTGSFREYTRLVLERGFFMAMIGNRVMCVSVPLLLWMFGPLPVFVSSLGLVWVLYQIDFPAVATISVCK is encoded by the exons ATGAAAGTGGACACAGACAGTGTTTTAGTGCCCTTGAGTGTGTTCATAGCAGTAGGATATCATGTCTTCCTCTGGAACACCTTCAAGCACAATCCTTCCCGTACTTCTCTTGGCATCGATTCCTCCAAACGCAAATCTTGGTTCCGTGACATCAAAGAG GGTGACGATAAAACAGGGATGTTGGCAGTGCAAAGCTTGAGGAACAAAAAAATGGTTACAATTCTCACTGCTTCAGTCTCCATTCTTATTTTGCTTTCTCTAGCTGCCGTTACTAACAACGCGTTCAAAGGGAGCCACCTCTTCACAACTGCGGACGACATTGTTTTTGGCTCCAAAAACCCTACAATCTTCGTCCTGAAGTATGCATCTACCTCTGTGCTTCTTGCAGTGAGCTTTTTCTTCAGCTCACTTGCCGTGAGTTACTTGATGGATGCCAATTTTCTCATAAACGCGATTGCTAAAAAGCATGAAGGAGACTGCGATTATGAGTTGACGGGGACTGGATCGTTTAGGGAGTATACAAGATTAGTGTTGGAGAGAGGGTTTTTTATGGCTATGATTGGGAATAGAGTTATGTGCGTTTCTGTACCGCTATTGCTATGGATGTTTGGGCCGTTACCAGTGTTTGTGTCTTCACTAGGCCTTGTTTGGGTATTGTACCAGATTGATTTTCCGGCAGTCGCCACAATTTCCGTTTGTAAATGA
- the LOC106306762 gene encoding uncharacterized protein LOC106306762 isoform X1, with product MLPEENVLHTSLYEVKKFLKSFDMGYEKIHACVNDCCLFRKKLKKLEYCPKCKASRWKTNIHTGEKKKGVPQKVLRYFPIIPRLKRMFRSEEMAKDLRWHFSNKSTDGKLRHPVDSVTWDQMNAKYPDFAAEERNMRLGLSTDGFNPFNMKNSMYSCWLVLLVNYNLPPDLCMKKENIMLSLLIPGPQQPGNSIDVYLEPLIEDLNHLWSSGELVYDAFTRSTFTLKAMLLWTISDFPAYGNLAGCKVKGKMGCPLCGKNTDSMWLKYSRKHVYMCHRKGLPPAHTFRGKKKWFDGKAEQRRRGRILTGLEISQNLRNFKNDFGNVKHSGSKRKKMACTDLDEEEEEEEDEEEEEEVEIDEDELSRWKKRSIFFKLPYWAELPVRHNLDVMHVERNVAASLVSTLLHCGKSKDGLPARKDLEDLGIRQDLHPRIHGKRTYLPPAPWSLSKTEKKIFCRRLFDFKGPDGYCSNISRGVSLDDCKVTGLKSHDYHVLMQQLLPIALKGLLPKGPRLAISRLCAFFNLLCQRVIEREQLLVMEAEIVETLCLFERYFPPSFFDIMVHLTVHLGREARLGGPVHFRWMYPFERHIFRYMKVLKDFVRNPARPEGCIAESYLAEECMKFCSDFLKKSTNVQDKVERNMDYENSSILEGRPISAGTSVTLTEMEKKIAHLAIIQNLALVEPFVDEHLQYLQDSDDKCRRDASILWSMHTKNFAS from the exons ATGTTACCAGAGGAGAATGTGCTGCACACTTCACTGTACGAGGTTAAGAAATTTTTGAAATCATTTGATATGGGTTACGAGAAGATCCATGCTTGTGTGAATGACTGCTGCCTATTCAGAAAGAAGTTGAAGAAGCTTGAGTACTGTCCAAAATGCAAGGCATCGAGATGGAAGACTAATATCCATACGGGTGAGAAGAAGAAAGGAGTCCCACAGAAAGTATTACGCTACTTTCCAATAATCCCACGGTTGAAGAGAATGTTCCGGTCTGAAGAAATGGCTAAGGATCTAAGGTGGCACTTCAGCAACAAAAGCACTGATGGGAAACTTCGACACCCTGTTGATTCAGTCACATGGGATCAGATGAATGCGAAATACCCTGACTTTGCCGCTGAAGAAAGGAACATGAGGCTTGGACTTTCAACAGACGGATTTAATCCATTCAACATGAAGAATTCTATGTACAGTTGCTGGCTGGTATTGTTAGTCAACTACAACTTGCCACCTGATTTATGTATGAAGAAGGAGAACATAATGCTTTCACTGTTGATTCCTGGTCCACAACAGCCCGGTAACAGTATAGATGTCTACTTAGAGCCTCTCATTGAAGATCTAAACCATTTGTGGAGCAGTGGAGAGTTAGTGTACGACGCGTTTACTCGATCAACTTTCACACTGAAGGCAATGTTGCTTTGGACGATCAGTGACTTCCCAGCTTATGGGAATCTTGCAGGCTGCAAAGTGAAGGGAAAAATGGGGTGTCCTTTATGTGGGAAAAACACAGACAGTATGTGGCTCAAGTACAGCAGAAAACATGTGTATATGTGCCACAGAAAAGGTCTGCCACCAGCTCATACTTTTCGGGGAAAGAAGAAGTGGTTTGATGGAAAAGCTGAGCAAAGGAGAAGGGGAAGAATTTTAACCGGCCTTGAAATTTCACAAAATCTCAGAAATTTCAAGAATGACTTTGGCAATGTTAAACATTCTGGGAGTAAGAGAAAAAAGATGGCCTGTACGGATTTAGATGAAGAGGAAGAGGAAGAGGAAGATGAGGAGGAAGAGGAAGAAGTGGAAATAGATGAGGATGAGTTATCTAGATGGAAGAAAAGATCTATCTTTTTCAAGCTACCTTATTGGGCG GAACTCCCGGTGAGGCACAACTTAGATGTTATGCATGTAGAGAGAAATGTGGCTGCTAGTCTAGTTTCGACATTGTTGCACTGTGGGAAATCCAAGGACGGTCTTCCGGCTCGTAAAGATCTTGAGGATCTTGGTATAAGGCAGGATTTACACCCTCGCATACATGGAAAACGAACATATCTTCCTCCAGCCCCGTGGTCTTTGTCTAAGACAGAGAAGAAGATATTTTGCAGGAGGCTTTTTGACTTCAAAGGGCCAGATGGATATTGCTCCAACATATCTAGAGGTGTTTCGTTAGATGACTGTAAAGTGACAGGGCTGAAATCACATGACTATCATGTGTTAATGCAGCAACTTCTTCCCATTGCATTGAAAGGGCTGTTACCTAAAGGACCGAGACTTGCAATTTCAAGGTTATGCGCATTCTTCAATCTGTTGTGCCAGAGAGTTATTGAGAGAGAGCAGCTTCTGGTTATGGAAGCGGAGATTGTAGAGACGCTTTGCTTGTTTGAAAGATATTTTCCTCCAAGTTTCTTCGATATCATGGTCCATCTGACTGTGCATCTAGGAAGGGAGGCCCGGCTTGGTGGACCTGTCCATTTTAGATGGATGTACCCATTTGAAAG ACACATTTTCAGGTACATGAAAGTCCTCAAAGACTTTGTTAGAAATCCTGCTAGACCAGAAGGGTGCATTGCTGAGTCTTATCTTGCCGAGGAATGTATGAAGTTTTGCAGTGATTTTCTCAAGAAGTCAACAAATGTACAAGATAAAGTAGAGAGAAACATGGACTATGAGAACAGCTCTATCTTAGAGGGTCGTCCAATATCAGCTGGCACATCAGTTACACTCACTGAAATGGAGAAGAAAATAGCACATCTTGCTATCATCCAAAACCTTGCTCTCGTCGAACCTTTTGTAGA TGAGCATCTCCAGTATTTACAAGACTCAGATGACAAATGTAGGAGAGATGCATCCATCTTATGGAGTATGCATACTAAGAATTTTGCTTCATAG
- the LOC106302933 gene encoding uncharacterized protein LOC106302933, whose amino-acid sequence MRRGKKKGVSKARKKVVQEDTEVEFICTLHGEGVDQDEVVQEHAGAEGVQEQQNHEQRNDEQQQTEEPEDEVELSTNEETEVGTNRKRKRGPTRMKDLAKDPNSRVHVDFNAMGEAYGEGSVKLSSYLGPLVREHVPVTVEGWKKLSEEVKTVLWKSVQARFEIDEDYHRDAVLKQMGALWRSSKSRLVTQINESDNNQQRMKLRPKNVPPVEWRKFVKLKTSQEFKAVSDSYKERRRKQIPHTCSRKGMVRLAEDMKNSSDDPSQVTRLKIWVKSRTRKDGTPINTNAAEKIQKAAELGSGANPSSAKNQDEDTLVKLLGPDNPGRMRVMGRNMSKTKLACFQVKHKTISEMQEKQYELQETVNQLKAELAAVKNQREEYEVGENSAARSVNKKTEKKCLIIDWADEDGNVGEGRILYSDPNDIVNDCRLGPTDVKVLVDSATEPEAFLWRPAKNMCTIQEAVGHIIAWPKSKCVELGQGLQPEDIAPLGSRSNSLNKCKLLDLSDDNVVVGEGRWQTQEPKALVNGLPLGPKAVKVFLDVVHEPETFLWRPTLEVAYLEDSVMTFISWPAHKVVFENPVEARTKVSPTPNTAGLKVPSPGSTGSSLKKNGKSRATTSTTPTTKSSSMPLNDGSQAINVNQKCKLMDISERKQVVAEGRVHSTDPNQMVHFVRLGPNAARVWVDVVLVDDADVWRKSDEMESLKDAHGFSIAWPLDKLVIF is encoded by the exons ATGAGACGTGGAAAAAAGAAAGGAGTCAGTAAGGCAAGGAAGAAAGTAGTACAAGAAGATACAGAAGTTGAGTTTATCTGTACTTTACATGGTGAAGGGGTAGACCAAGATGAAGTTGTTCAAGAGCATGCAGGAGCTGAAGGTGTTCAAGAACAGCAAAACCATGAACAGAGAAACGATGAACAACAACAGACAGAAGAGCCTGAAGATGAAGTCGAATTATCTACTAATGAAGAGACTGAAGTTGGAACCAACCGTAAGAGGAAGCGTGGACCGACAAGAATGAAAGACCTAGCCAAAGACCCAAATTCCAGAGTTCATGTTGATTTCAATGCCATGGGAGAAGCGTATGGTGAAGGTTCAGTGAAGTTGTCTTCGTATCTAGGTCCATTGGTTAGGGAGCACGTTCCTGTCACAGTTGAAGGTTGGAAAAAACTCTCTGAAGAAGTGAAGACAGTTCTCTGGAAATCTGTGCAG GCAAGGTTTGAAATTGATGAAGACTACCATAGGGATGCAGTGCTTAAGCAGATGGGAGCGTTGTGGAGATCATCGAAGTCACGTCTTGTCACCCAAATCAATGAATCCGATAATAACCAACAAAGGATGAAGCTCAGACCAAAAAATGTTCCTCCGGTTGAGTGGCGCAAATTTGTGAAGTTGAAAACAAGCCAAGAATTCAAG GCTGTGAGTGATAGCTACAAGGAGAGAAGACGCAAACAGATACCTCACACTTGTAGTCGGAAGGGAATGGTTAGACTAGCAGAAGACATG AAAAACAGTTCTGATGACCCATCTCAAGTGACAAGACTTAAAATATGGGTTAAGTCTCGTACCCGAAAAGATGGAACTCCTATAAACACAAATGCGGCTGAAAAGATT CAAAAGGCAGCTGAGCTTGGTAGTGGTGCCAATCCATCGTCTGCTAAAAATCAAGATGAGGATACACTCGTCAAGCTGTTAGGACCTGATAATCCTGGTCGTATGAGAGTAATGGGCAGAAATATGAGTAAGACCAAGTTAGCTTGCTTCCAAGTTAAGCACAAGACTATTTCTGAAATGCAAGAGAAGCAATATGAACTCCAGGAAACGGTTAATCAGTTAAAGGCTGAACTAGCAGCAGTGAAAAACCAG AGAGAAGAATATGAAGTTGGTGAAAACTCGGCGGCAAGGAGTGTGAACAAAAAAACAGAAAAAAAGTGTCTTATAATAGATTGGGCTGATGAAGATGGCAACGTTGGTGAGGGCCGTATTCTCTATTCAGACCCAAACGATATAGTCAATGACTGTCGTTTAGGACCTACAGATGTTAAAGTATTGGTTGACTCTGCTACTGAACCAGAAGCTTTCCTCTGGAGACCTGCAAAGAACATGTGCACGATTCAGGAAGCTGTTGGCCATATTATTGCATGGCCTAAGAGTAAATGTGTTGAACTAGGCCAGGGCCTCCAACCAGAAGATATTGCTCCACTG GGCTCAAGATCAAATTCTCTCAACAAATGCAAACTATTGGATTTATCCGATGATAATGTAGTTGTTGGTGAAGGACGCTGGCAGACGCAAGAACCAAAAGCTTTGGTGAATGGACTTCCTCTCGGACCAAAGGCAGTAAAAGTTTTTCTGGATGTTGTACATGAACCTGAAACATTTTTATGGAGGCCTACGTTGGAAGTGGCATACCTTGAGGACAGCGTAATGACTTTTATATCATGGCCCGCTCACAAAGTTGTATTCGAAAACCCAGTGGAAGCAAGAACAAAAGTGTCTCCGACTCCAAATACTGCAGGTCTTAAAGTTCCTTCTCCTGGGTCTACTGGAAGCAGCCTTAAAAAAAATGGAAAATCAAGAGCAACAACATCAACTACTCCTACTACGAAGTCTTCCTCAATGCCG CTAAATGATGGATCCCAAGCTATAAACGTGAATCAGAAGTGCAAATTGATGGACATCAGTGAGAGGAAACAAGTTGTTGCCGAAGGACGTGTGCATTCAACAGACCCAAATCAGATGGTTCACTTTGTACGATTAGGTCCGAACGCAGCTAGAGTGTGGGTAGATGTAGTGTTGGTAGATGATGCAGACGTTTGGAGGAAGTCTGATGAAATGGAGAGCTTGAAGGATGCACATGGTTTTTCTATCGCATGGCCACTTGATAAATTGGTCATATTTTAA
- the LOC106304375 gene encoding uncharacterized protein LOC106304375 isoform X1 encodes MKVDTDSVLVPLSVFIAVGYHVFLWNTFKHNPSRTSLGIDSSKRKSWFRDIKEMQGDDKTGMLAVQSLRNKKMVTILTASVSILILLSLAAVTNNAFKGSHLFTTADDIVFGSKNPTIFVLKYASTSVLLAVSFFFSSLAVSYLMDANFLINAIAKKHEGDCDYELTGTGSFREYTRLVLERGFFMAMIGNRVMCVSVPLLLWMFGPLPVFVSSLGLVWVLYQIDFPAVATISVCK; translated from the exons ATGAAAGTGGACACAGACAGTGTTTTAGTGCCCTTGAGTGTGTTCATAGCAGTAGGATATCATGTCTTCCTCTGGAACACCTTCAAGCACAATCCTTCCCGTACTTCTCTTGGCATCGATTCCTCCAAACGCAAATCTTGGTTCCGTGACATCAAAGAG ATGCAGGGTGACGATAAAACAGGGATGTTGGCAGTGCAAAGCTTGAGGAACAAAAAAATGGTTACAATTCTCACTGCTTCAGTCTCCATTCTTATTTTGCTTTCTCTAGCTGCCGTTACTAACAACGCGTTCAAAGGGAGCCACCTCTTCACAACTGCGGACGACATTGTTTTTGGCTCCAAAAACCCTACAATCTTCGTCCTGAAGTATGCATCTACCTCTGTGCTTCTTGCAGTGAGCTTTTTCTTCAGCTCACTTGCCGTGAGTTACTTGATGGATGCCAATTTTCTCATAAACGCGATTGCTAAAAAGCATGAAGGAGACTGCGATTATGAGTTGACGGGGACTGGATCGTTTAGGGAGTATACAAGATTAGTGTTGGAGAGAGGGTTTTTTATGGCTATGATTGGGAATAGAGTTATGTGCGTTTCTGTACCGCTATTGCTATGGATGTTTGGGCCGTTACCAGTGTTTGTGTCTTCACTAGGCCTTGTTTGGGTATTGTACCAGATTGATTTTCCGGCAGTCGCCACAATTTCCGTTTGTAAATGA
- the LOC106304653 gene encoding nuclear transcription factor Y subunit C-8, whose translation MAEEEETTRPEFPITRVKKIMKVDKDINKINSEALHLVTYSSELFLRFLAEKSSVVAAEKKRKTVNLDHLRIAVKRHQPTSDFLLDSLPLPVPSAHPVRVTKTVSERNPPPVGTRRIDAFFSKGKAKVDSP comes from the coding sequence ATGGCGGAAGAAGAAGAGACGACACGACCGGAGTTTCCAATCACAAGAGTGAAGAAGATAATGAAAGTCGACAAGGACATCAACAAAATCAACTCGGAAGCTCTTCACCTCGTCACTTACTCCAGCGAGCTCTTCCTCCGCTTCCTCGCCGAGAAATCTTCCGTAGTTGCGGCGGAGAAGAAGCGAAAAACGGTTAACCTCGATCACCTGAGAATCGCCGTGAAGAGACACCAGCCCACGAGCGATTTTCTCCTCGACTCGCTCCCTCTCCCTGTCCCTTCCGCTCATCCCGTCCGAGTCACTAAAACGGTGTCGGAGAGGAATCCGCCGCCTGTTGGGACCCGTCGCATCGACGCTTTCTTCAGTAAAGGCAAGGCGAAAGTCGATTCCCCTTAA
- the LOC106303982 gene encoding uncharacterized protein LOC106303982 yields MGPIVITQLATGLSVLAGAVLVKSVLDQKPMAGGPFPRCPTCNGTGRVTCFCTRWSDGDVGCRRCSGSGRAACSNCGGTGTGTPLPVRITVQPPNRPF; encoded by the coding sequence ATGGGTCCAATCGTCATCACCCAGCTAGCCACAGGTCTTAGCGTCTTAGCCGGTGCGGTTTTAGTCAAATCGGTTCTTGACCAAAAGCCTATGGCCGGTGGTCCGTTCCCTCGTTGTCCGACCTGCAACGGTACAGGAAGAGTCACGTGCTTCTGCACTCGATGGTCTGATGGAGATGTTGGGTGTCGTAGGTGTTCTGGCTCGGGTCGTGCGGCGTGTAGCAATTGCGGTGGTACTGGAACCGGTACACCTTTACCGGTTCGGATCACGGTTCAGCCACCGAATCGCCCTTTCTAA
- the LOC106305501 gene encoding uncharacterized protein LOC106305501, whose amino-acid sequence MGRNIWWLFLNNEIRHIKSFTRYEVKDEETALIFPKDPPWFKLWMVPVMMLFIFFIVVVILICRRCQNCRRGENSPSIHPISQNT is encoded by the coding sequence ATGGGAAGAAATATATGGTGGTTGTTCCTGAACAACGAGATAAGACACATCAAATCTTTTACACGGTACGAAGTTAAAGATGAAGAAACTGCATTGATCTTCCCAAAAGATCCTCCATGGTTCAAGCTATGGATGGTTCCTGTGATGATGCTTTTTATTTTCTTTATCGTTGTTGTTATATTAATTTGTCGACGTTGTCAAAATTGTCGCCGTGGCGAAAATTCTCCCAGCATCCATCCTATCTCCCAGAACACCTAA